A genomic region of Kribbella sp. NBC_00382 contains the following coding sequences:
- a CDS encoding iron chaperone — MADFQSVDEYLASFPAEVQTILEQVRSTIHGAVAGAGEKISYQIPTITLDGKALMYFSGWKNHISLYPLPPLSDDLATEIKPYLSGKATLKFPLTKPIPYDLIANLTKAFVASRAAE, encoded by the coding sequence ATGGCGGACTTTCAGAGCGTGGACGAGTACCTCGCGTCGTTCCCGGCCGAGGTGCAGACGATCCTGGAGCAGGTGCGGTCGACGATCCACGGCGCAGTGGCCGGCGCGGGGGAGAAGATCAGCTATCAGATCCCCACGATCACGCTGGATGGGAAGGCGCTGATGTACTTCAGCGGCTGGAAGAACCACATCTCCCTGTACCCGCTCCCGCCGCTCTCCGACGACCTGGCAACGGAGATCAAGCCGTACCTGTCCGGCAAGGCCACCCTGAAGTTCCCGCTCACCAAGCCGATCCCGTACGACCTGATCGCCAACCTCACCAAGGCGTTCGTCGCCTCACGAGCCGCCGAGTAG
- a CDS encoding glycoside hydrolase family 6 protein codes for MNRRHLIGAAVALAFVATCTTAHAAPAGSPVAMTTGFYVDPNSNPATWVRDHPSDTAAATIRTNIAEKAGGRWFGNWSGNIQQAVSQFVGAADTADKLPILVAYNIPGRDCGGDSSGGAGSPEAYRTWISQFADGIGNRPAVVIIEPDALAQLDCIPAEVKQTRLDLLKYAVNEFASKNPNTWAYMDGGNATWIEAGEMARRLNLVEVSKIRGFALNTSNYYTTAQSVTKGNAIRAALNSPAQFVIDTSRNGNGSNGQWCNPAGRKLGDTSRDGSHVSGTVDSLLWLKVPGDSDGDCGSVRGIPAGTFSPVLATNLIRGS; via the coding sequence ATGAACCGACGGCACCTGATCGGCGCGGCAGTCGCGCTGGCATTCGTAGCCACCTGCACCACCGCCCACGCAGCACCCGCAGGCAGTCCTGTCGCGATGACGACTGGTTTCTATGTCGACCCGAACTCCAACCCGGCGACCTGGGTACGCGACCACCCGTCCGACACCGCCGCCGCAACCATCCGCACCAACATCGCGGAGAAGGCCGGTGGCCGCTGGTTCGGCAACTGGAGTGGGAACATCCAGCAGGCGGTGTCGCAGTTCGTCGGCGCCGCGGACACCGCTGACAAGTTGCCGATCCTGGTCGCGTACAACATCCCCGGCCGCGACTGCGGTGGCGACTCCAGTGGTGGCGCCGGGTCGCCCGAGGCCTACCGCACCTGGATCAGCCAGTTCGCGGACGGCATCGGCAACCGCCCAGCGGTCGTGATCATCGAGCCGGATGCGCTGGCCCAACTGGACTGCATCCCGGCCGAGGTGAAGCAGACCCGGCTCGACCTGCTCAAGTACGCGGTGAACGAGTTCGCGAGCAAGAACCCGAACACCTGGGCGTACATGGACGGCGGTAACGCGACCTGGATCGAGGCGGGCGAGATGGCGCGCCGGCTCAACCTGGTCGAGGTGAGCAAGATCCGCGGCTTCGCGCTCAACACGTCGAACTACTACACGACCGCCCAGTCCGTCACCAAGGGCAACGCGATCCGGGCGGCGCTGAACAGCCCGGCCCAGTTCGTGATCGACACCAGCCGCAACGGCAACGGCTCCAACGGCCAGTGGTGCAACCCGGCCGGCCGCAAACTGGGCGACACCTCACGCGACGGCAGCCACGTCTCCGGAACGGTCGACAGCCTGCTCTGGCTCAAGGTCCCCGGCGACTCCGACGGCGACTGCGGATCCGTCCGCGGCATCCCCGCCGGTACCTTCTCCCCCGTCCTCGCCACCAACCTGATCAGGGGAAGCTGA
- a CDS encoding SWIM zinc finger family protein, which translates to MVVDPGAARASVQGSRVTPYVVTVKIRAFDEAEWDAVLDVVSAQIGRVAALLDGELPPELVDDAQAAGLELLPDAGEVRTDCNCPDFAVPCKHSAAVCYLIADALDEDPFELLLLRGKQKDELLSALRARRSAPGEAPTLKPKPVGVVAKAAFARTPGPVPIPVRPLNQPGAPTAVQVLDPPRQSGVDGKDLVALATDAAKRAWELAAGDGDGGLSLTRDQDLARRAAGLLGTPGLADLAHRAGLTARQLTSWAVAWREAGPGGLAAATDPPATNTPSAVAERSAGAADSDPDPSAIAGAPVGAAFPDPSAMAEGVTVLDGVVEGNWITAERAQLRLAPDGLWYLFTKQFNDWMLSAPPSPDPAELLGGS; encoded by the coding sequence ATGGTGGTTGATCCGGGGGCGGCGCGGGCTTCGGTGCAGGGCAGTCGGGTTACGCCGTATGTGGTGACGGTGAAGATTCGGGCGTTCGACGAGGCCGAGTGGGATGCGGTGCTTGATGTCGTGTCGGCGCAGATCGGGCGGGTTGCCGCGTTGCTTGACGGGGAGTTGCCGCCGGAGTTGGTCGATGACGCGCAGGCGGCGGGGCTTGAGCTGCTGCCGGATGCGGGTGAGGTGCGGACGGATTGCAACTGCCCGGACTTTGCCGTTCCCTGCAAGCATTCTGCGGCTGTCTGCTACCTGATCGCCGATGCGTTGGATGAGGATCCGTTCGAGCTGTTGCTTCTACGCGGTAAGCAGAAGGATGAGTTGCTGTCGGCGTTGAGGGCTCGGCGATCGGCGCCGGGTGAGGCGCCTACGCTTAAACCCAAGCCAGTCGGCGTTGTCGCCAAGGCGGCATTCGCCAGAACGCCTGGGCCGGTTCCGATTCCCGTACGGCCGTTGAACCAACCGGGCGCGCCTACGGCGGTACAGGTGCTGGATCCTCCGCGCCAATCAGGTGTCGATGGCAAGGACCTCGTCGCGCTGGCGACGGATGCAGCGAAGCGCGCGTGGGAGTTGGCGGCCGGTGATGGGGACGGCGGGCTCAGCCTGACCCGCGATCAAGACCTAGCCCGAAGAGCAGCTGGCCTGCTCGGTACGCCGGGCCTCGCCGACCTCGCCCATCGCGCAGGGCTGACGGCTCGGCAGCTGACCAGTTGGGCAGTCGCCTGGCGCGAAGCCGGCCCCGGCGGCCTCGCCGCGGCAACTGACCCACCGGCCACCAACACTCCGAGTGCGGTAGCCGAGAGGTCAGCCGGAGCGGCGGACTCCGATCCCGATCCGAGCGCTATCGCCGGGGCGCCGGTCGGGGCAGCGTTCCCTGATCCGAGTGCGATGGCGGAGGGGGTGACGGTGCTTGATGGTGTGGTTGAGGGCAACTGGATCACGGCGGAGCGGGCGCAGTTGCGGCTGGCGCCGGATGGGCTCTGGTATTTGTTCACCAAGCAGTTCAACGACTGGATGTTGAGCGCGCCGCCGTCACCGGACCCCGCGGAGCTACTCGGCGGCTCGTGA
- a CDS encoding AfsR/SARP family transcriptional regulator, protein MADGFCIDLLGPLTVRHDRVPLSAGPIRQQAMLAVLALHANQVTSAEQLLDLVWDENPPSSGLRVIPTYVYRIRQTLPPEVALERTTGGYVLRLPPGALDIDRFESAVKTANQAEDPALYRDALALFRGEPLSGLPGNYLASQRRRLAERRDDALSERLGLEIGAGRFADVVPELAALVAERPLDERFAAQLMTALFHSGRRAEALETYARTRSLLVDELGVEPGQGLQAVHQLLLRDIGEPPSGRDELPYSGATFIGRTTELEAVVKALRPGTRGAPPVVAIDGMAGLGKTALAVQAGRRVAAQYPDGQLFVDLHGHTPGREPLGVDHAIDHLLRGIGVPAEKLPCDPADRESLWRSETAGLRLLIVLDNAPDSRAVLPLLPGAPTCAVLVTSRRQLASLDSSLRLGLDLLTDDEAVALLTELIGTERVADRDAVAELVELCGRLPLALRIAGSRLRHRPSWPISHLNERLRARLLTELSGDTDGVGPAFAVSYEQLTRDQQLMFRRLSLMPARDIDRYGAAALCGMTATAAEDVLESLVDASLLLQPRAGRFEFHDLLRKYSAQVMTTDDQADEAISSLLRYYVRTARRSAAHHHDLLPDSVRTDPDGPDVSRDLAWADAERANLVAAVDLSERLGHDELTVPLTVALAPYLHRRTRQDELDVVLTAGLAAAQRAADSAGEARLLYLRGHIGQFRCGPAKGVCDLRRAAELASDESPALQSHILGSLGYTVGSLDLQSDWPDLLRESLRLALLADDQRATVSTLGHLAALHARQWNFAVALEYYEQALSMARTLGDERLEPNLLNGMAGCHLDAGNAQPALQAARTAQELAATHALEFPLSYALGHLGEAYRQLGWHAQAVETHRRAVEIAVDNCTYLDEVDARLNLGRSLLTHSCRDQAEDEYQRVLRLCEDREYPLGIAQALTGLADCYQSLQPGEARELLLRALAAVSDGVHPVLAGRLQDRLAAATSGRSA, encoded by the coding sequence ATGGCCGATGGCTTCTGTATCGATCTGCTCGGGCCGTTGACGGTCCGGCACGACCGCGTTCCGCTCAGCGCAGGTCCGATCCGGCAGCAGGCGATGCTGGCAGTCCTGGCCCTGCACGCCAACCAGGTCACCTCCGCCGAGCAACTACTCGACCTGGTCTGGGACGAGAACCCACCGTCGAGCGGCCTGCGCGTCATCCCGACCTACGTCTACCGGATTCGCCAGACACTCCCACCCGAGGTAGCCCTCGAGCGAACGACAGGCGGCTACGTACTCCGGCTGCCACCCGGTGCCCTCGACATCGATCGCTTCGAGTCGGCGGTGAAGACTGCCAACCAGGCCGAGGATCCAGCCCTGTACCGCGATGCGCTCGCCCTGTTCCGTGGCGAGCCGCTGAGCGGATTGCCCGGCAACTACCTGGCCAGCCAGCGAAGGCGACTCGCTGAGCGGCGAGACGATGCCCTCAGCGAACGGCTCGGACTGGAGATCGGCGCCGGCCGCTTCGCGGACGTAGTACCGGAGTTGGCGGCTTTGGTTGCCGAGCGGCCGCTTGACGAGCGGTTCGCCGCGCAGCTGATGACGGCGCTGTTCCACAGTGGCCGGCGGGCTGAGGCGTTGGAGACCTACGCGCGCACCCGGTCGTTGCTGGTCGACGAGCTCGGGGTCGAGCCGGGGCAAGGCCTGCAGGCAGTTCATCAACTCCTCCTGCGAGACATCGGTGAGCCCCCGAGCGGTCGCGATGAACTCCCCTACAGCGGTGCGACCTTCATCGGCCGGACGACGGAACTCGAGGCAGTCGTCAAGGCCCTGCGACCGGGCACTCGTGGCGCGCCGCCGGTTGTCGCCATCGACGGGATGGCGGGGCTCGGCAAGACCGCGCTCGCCGTCCAGGCCGGTCGGCGGGTTGCGGCGCAGTACCCGGATGGGCAGTTGTTCGTGGATCTGCACGGTCATACGCCTGGTCGCGAGCCACTCGGCGTCGATCACGCGATCGATCATCTGCTGCGCGGTATCGGCGTACCGGCGGAGAAGTTGCCGTGCGATCCCGCGGACCGTGAGTCACTGTGGCGATCCGAGACGGCCGGGCTGCGGCTGCTGATCGTTCTCGACAACGCGCCGGACAGCAGGGCGGTGCTGCCCTTGTTGCCTGGGGCACCGACCTGCGCGGTGTTGGTGACGAGCCGGCGGCAACTGGCGAGCCTGGACAGCAGCCTGCGGCTCGGGCTCGACCTGCTCACCGACGACGAGGCAGTGGCGCTGCTGACGGAGTTGATCGGTACGGAGCGGGTTGCTGATCGCGACGCCGTGGCCGAGCTGGTGGAGCTGTGCGGACGGCTGCCACTTGCGCTCCGGATCGCCGGTTCGCGTCTCAGGCATAGGCCGTCCTGGCCGATCAGCCATCTCAACGAGCGGTTGCGCGCTAGGTTGCTGACCGAGCTCAGCGGCGACACCGATGGAGTGGGGCCGGCCTTCGCTGTGTCCTACGAGCAGCTCACCCGGGATCAGCAGCTGATGTTCCGGCGACTGAGTCTGATGCCGGCCAGGGACATCGACCGCTACGGAGCCGCCGCTCTCTGCGGGATGACGGCCACCGCGGCCGAGGACGTACTGGAGAGCCTGGTCGACGCGAGCCTGCTACTGCAGCCCAGGGCGGGCCGGTTTGAGTTCCACGATCTACTGCGCAAGTACTCGGCTCAGGTGATGACCACTGACGACCAGGCGGACGAGGCGATCAGCAGCCTCCTCCGGTACTACGTACGCACCGCCCGCCGCTCCGCAGCGCACCACCACGACCTACTGCCCGACTCCGTCCGCACGGATCCCGACGGGCCGGATGTGAGCCGGGATCTCGCCTGGGCCGATGCGGAGCGGGCCAACCTGGTCGCTGCCGTCGACCTGTCGGAGCGCCTCGGGCATGACGAGCTGACGGTGCCCCTGACCGTCGCGCTCGCGCCTTACCTGCACCGGCGTACTCGGCAGGACGAGCTGGACGTAGTACTGACTGCTGGCCTCGCCGCAGCCCAGCGGGCCGCCGACAGCGCAGGTGAGGCGCGACTGCTGTATCTGCGCGGCCACATCGGTCAGTTCCGCTGCGGCCCCGCTAAGGGCGTGTGCGACCTGCGACGAGCGGCAGAGCTCGCCAGCGACGAGTCACCGGCCCTGCAGTCGCACATCCTCGGCTCACTCGGCTACACGGTCGGCTCGCTCGACCTCCAGTCAGACTGGCCCGATCTGCTCCGCGAGTCGCTCCGGCTGGCTCTACTGGCCGACGACCAGCGCGCGACGGTCTCCACTCTCGGCCACCTCGCAGCACTGCACGCCAGGCAGTGGAACTTCGCCGTAGCCCTCGAGTACTACGAGCAGGCTCTCTCCATGGCTCGTACCCTGGGAGACGAGCGGCTGGAGCCAAACCTCCTCAACGGCATGGCCGGCTGCCACCTGGACGCAGGCAACGCCCAACCAGCGCTACAGGCAGCTCGTACCGCGCAGGAGCTCGCAGCGACCCATGCACTGGAGTTCCCGCTCAGCTACGCGCTCGGCCACCTGGGTGAGGCGTACCGGCAGCTCGGCTGGCATGCGCAAGCTGTGGAGACCCACCGCCGGGCAGTGGAGATCGCTGTCGACAACTGCACCTACCTGGACGAGGTAGACGCGCGCCTCAACCTCGGCCGCAGCCTGCTGACCCACAGCTGCCGAGACCAGGCCGAAGACGAGTACCAGCGTGTACTACGCCTCTGCGAGGACCGGGAGTACCCGCTGGGCATTGCCCAAGCCCTGACTGGCCTGGCCGACTGCTACCAGTCGCTGCAGCCAGGTGAAGCCCGTGAGCTCTTACTCCGGGCCTTGGCCGCAGTCAGCGACGGCGTCCACCCAGTACTGGCCGGCCGGCTTCAAGACCGCCTGGCCGCAGCCACCTCGGGCCGATCTGCCTAA
- a CDS encoding carbohydrate ABC transporter permease, with the protein MSRGILSSSDWRRPGVRRTARSVHVLLLAVLITVGLGPMLWLAKAAVTPTQDTLRAPLALWPHGIDWANLSTAWTRVEIDKYFLNTVVLAAGSWFVQLLVATTAGYALSVLRPRYGKALTGIVLATLFVPSVVLLVPLYLTIVDPPLLKTSLINTFWAVWLPAGANAFNILIVQRFFDNLPREVFEAARVDGAGPYRMFWSVVLPMSRPILGVVSVFAIIAAWKDFLWPLLVLPDPDLQPLSVRLPALQKFVELDVFLAALAISTVIPVALFLVFQRLFLKSNALGGAVKG; encoded by the coding sequence ATGAGCCGGGGCATCCTCTCGTCGTCGGACTGGCGCCGCCCCGGCGTACGGCGTACTGCGCGGTCAGTGCACGTCCTCCTGCTAGCCGTGCTGATCACCGTCGGCCTAGGCCCGATGCTGTGGCTGGCCAAGGCGGCAGTCACTCCAACCCAGGACACCTTGCGCGCGCCGCTCGCGTTGTGGCCGCACGGGATCGACTGGGCCAACCTCTCCACCGCCTGGACGCGGGTGGAGATCGACAAGTACTTCCTCAACACCGTCGTCCTGGCGGCCGGCTCCTGGTTCGTCCAGTTGCTGGTGGCAACCACGGCCGGCTACGCCCTGTCCGTACTACGACCCCGCTACGGCAAGGCGCTCACCGGGATCGTGCTCGCGACGCTCTTCGTCCCGTCGGTCGTGCTGCTCGTCCCGCTGTATCTCACGATCGTCGACCCGCCGTTGCTGAAGACCTCGCTGATCAACACGTTCTGGGCGGTCTGGCTGCCGGCCGGCGCGAACGCGTTCAACATCCTGATCGTGCAGCGGTTCTTCGACAACCTGCCCCGGGAGGTCTTCGAGGCCGCCCGGGTCGACGGCGCCGGACCGTACCGGATGTTCTGGTCCGTCGTCCTGCCGATGTCGCGCCCGATTCTCGGCGTGGTCTCGGTGTTCGCGATCATCGCGGCCTGGAAGGACTTCCTCTGGCCGTTGCTGGTCCTGCCCGATCCCGATCTGCAACCCCTGTCCGTCCGTCTCCCCGCGCTGCAGAAGTTCGTCGAACTCGATGTGTTCCTGGCGGCACTCGCGATCTCGACGGTGATTCCGGTGGCGCTGTTCCTGGTGTTCCAGCGACTGTTCCTGAAGTCCAACGCGCTCGGTGGAGCAGTCAAAGGCTAG
- a CDS encoding GDSL-type esterase/lipase family protein: protein MAFVAGEVVAPGDPRIVLEGQWGHQPGLAITVNSGSRISFTFNGTAVQALFDIGGLTTAPHLWVTIDEGEPTLYAVEHPVIELTTDAGVHKVEIVVKDVNEHANRWNPPFGCAVVFAGLVLDADTRLRLAGRPGGPRLEFYGDSITQGVRSLSAHPESEGADGSKSFAYLTARALGASAYQVGFGRQGVVRTGNGEVPAGIESFGWNFAGSPAERVEQPDVVVLNLGVNDETLSTAQYGEYLRRVRSAYGSSKIVALSPFSGKHASEIEAAVKAADDPLLRYVGTDGWITEADCTDGVHPSVDGHAKIAARLTEELTKLLRSAT, encoded by the coding sequence GTGGCGTTTGTAGCGGGCGAAGTGGTGGCGCCGGGGGATCCCCGGATCGTGCTGGAGGGGCAGTGGGGGCATCAGCCCGGGCTGGCGATCACGGTGAACTCCGGATCGCGGATCTCCTTCACCTTCAACGGCACCGCCGTGCAGGCGCTGTTCGACATCGGCGGGCTCACCACCGCACCGCACCTCTGGGTCACGATCGACGAGGGCGAACCCACCCTGTACGCCGTTGAGCACCCAGTCATCGAATTGACCACCGACGCAGGCGTCCACAAGGTCGAGATCGTCGTCAAGGACGTGAACGAACACGCCAATCGCTGGAACCCGCCTTTCGGCTGCGCCGTCGTCTTCGCCGGACTCGTCCTCGACGCCGACACCCGATTGCGCCTGGCCGGCCGACCCGGTGGGCCGCGACTCGAGTTCTACGGCGACTCGATCACGCAAGGCGTCCGGTCGCTCAGCGCTCACCCCGAGTCGGAGGGCGCCGACGGGAGCAAGTCGTTCGCCTACCTGACAGCGCGAGCGCTCGGCGCATCGGCGTACCAGGTCGGATTTGGTCGGCAGGGCGTCGTCCGGACCGGGAACGGGGAGGTGCCGGCGGGGATCGAGTCGTTCGGGTGGAACTTCGCCGGGTCGCCCGCCGAGCGGGTCGAGCAGCCGGACGTGGTGGTACTCAATCTGGGCGTCAACGACGAGACGCTGAGTACTGCGCAGTACGGGGAATACCTGCGGCGGGTGCGATCGGCGTACGGAAGCAGCAAGATCGTTGCCCTCAGCCCCTTCAGCGGCAAGCACGCGAGCGAGATCGAGGCGGCGGTGAAGGCGGCCGATGATCCGCTGCTCCGGTACGTCGGTACGGACGGGTGGATCACCGAGGCCGACTGCACGGACGGCGTCCACCCCTCGGTCGACGGGCACGCGAAGATCGCTGCCCGCCTGACCGAGGAACTCACCAAGCTGCTGCGCTCGGCGACCTGA
- a CDS encoding CBM35 domain-containing protein, translated as MPKKRFVTLLAALLATSYLTQPASAAGFTATVEAENATLAGGAVVASDHSGYSGSGFVGGFTDGNKGAAAVTAAVSVPTAGSYDLSLRYANGTGSAKTLSLYRAGTKVQQLTLPASANWDSWSDVHTTLSLPTGSNQLSYRFDAADSGNVNLDKLTVTEAPAQAEGALEAESATLSGGAVVATDHPGYSGSGFVGGYTDANKGNAATTFSVSSTKAGNSTATLRYGNGTGVAMTLSLYANGTKVRQISLPATANWDTWGTAAEAVPVVAGTNTIAYRFDSADSGNVNLDNLTVAAPTDPPPSGGAALEGSFLSGGATVGTAIAGYAGTGYVTGFTATGSRAIRTVNVTATGNAATTLRYSNSTGSTKTLSVYANGVKAGQVSLPAASGWATVQQSLPLRAGLNLIGYQYDAGDSGNVALDDLAVPGSTDLATRGATVPYTEYEAENGSTNGVVIGPDRTYRSVASESSGRRAVRLDNAGKYTQFTLTKAANSIVVRYSIPDNAGGTGITAPLGVYVGGAKVKDLTLTSAYSWVYGNYPFPNDPGLGNGHRFYDEVRSTLPSYPAGTVIKLQNDTSTPITVDLIDTEVVAPAYPIPANSVDITSYGAVAGSGDDTAAFNSAISAAKSAGKTLWIPAGVFDLTARVNVDNVTIRGAGMWYSTIRGNAGRGGFFATGGNVQLADFYFAGDVRYRDPDGSVTTDAAMEGNFGTGSLIHNVWLEHSKVGLWANSGTNGLYVAGVRIRDMFADGVNLNTFSGDGSVVSNSRVDQSVFRNTGDDALAMWSFNSSVANCAFTFNTASLPALANTAAIYGGNGNRIEDNLFSDTVYTASGITISTWHSAQPFSGTTSVQRNTITRAGGFNTDWNSSQGGLWIYAEAREITTPVLIKDVDIIDSTYQGILMSWQKNVTNMTFDHVKVQNTGTYGIDLQVAGSATFNYVTVTGTPSGGLNNAFGFTLNRGPGNSGF; from the coding sequence ATGCCCAAAAAGAGGTTCGTCACTCTCTTAGCCGCACTACTGGCTACCTCCTATCTGACGCAACCGGCGTCGGCCGCAGGCTTCACTGCGACAGTAGAAGCCGAGAACGCGACCCTGGCCGGAGGTGCGGTCGTCGCTAGCGATCACTCCGGCTACAGCGGCTCGGGCTTTGTCGGCGGCTTCACCGACGGCAACAAGGGAGCTGCTGCGGTCACTGCCGCGGTCAGCGTTCCCACGGCAGGCAGCTACGACCTGTCCCTCAGATATGCGAACGGCACCGGCTCTGCCAAGACCCTGTCTCTCTACCGCGCCGGTACGAAGGTGCAGCAGCTCACCCTGCCGGCATCGGCCAACTGGGACAGCTGGAGCGACGTACACACGACCCTATCGCTCCCCACCGGCTCCAACCAGCTCAGCTACCGCTTCGACGCAGCCGACTCGGGCAACGTCAACCTGGACAAGCTAACTGTCACCGAAGCACCAGCACAGGCCGAAGGCGCCCTCGAGGCTGAGTCGGCGACACTGTCCGGGGGAGCGGTGGTTGCTACTGATCACCCCGGCTACAGCGGCTCAGGCTTCGTAGGCGGCTACACCGACGCGAACAAGGGCAACGCGGCCACCACGTTCTCTGTCAGCTCTACGAAGGCCGGGAACAGCACTGCCACCCTCCGCTACGGCAACGGCACCGGCGTGGCCATGACCTTGTCCCTGTACGCCAACGGCACCAAGGTCAGGCAGATCAGTCTCCCGGCCACCGCCAACTGGGATACGTGGGGCACTGCGGCCGAGGCAGTCCCAGTGGTCGCCGGTACCAACACCATCGCGTACAGGTTCGACAGCGCCGACTCCGGCAACGTCAACCTCGACAACCTCACCGTTGCCGCCCCTACCGACCCACCGCCCTCCGGTGGAGCAGCATTGGAAGGCTCCTTCCTCTCCGGCGGCGCCACAGTCGGTACTGCGATCGCCGGGTACGCCGGTACCGGCTACGTCACCGGCTTCACCGCGACTGGCAGCCGCGCCATCCGCACGGTCAACGTCACCGCCACCGGCAATGCAGCCACCACCCTCAGGTACAGCAACTCGACGGGCAGCACCAAGACCCTCAGCGTCTACGCCAATGGCGTGAAGGCCGGCCAGGTTTCGTTGCCTGCCGCAAGTGGTTGGGCAACGGTGCAGCAGTCCCTCCCGTTGCGCGCCGGCCTCAACCTGATCGGCTACCAGTACGACGCAGGTGACAGCGGCAATGTCGCGCTGGACGACCTCGCAGTCCCCGGATCGACTGACCTGGCGACGCGTGGCGCGACGGTGCCCTATACGGAGTACGAGGCGGAGAACGGCAGCACAAATGGCGTGGTGATCGGGCCTGACCGCACCTATCGCTCAGTGGCATCCGAGTCGTCTGGCCGGCGCGCGGTGCGGTTGGACAACGCCGGCAAGTACACGCAGTTCACGCTGACCAAGGCGGCCAACTCGATCGTGGTCAGGTACTCGATTCCGGATAATGCCGGTGGTACCGGGATTACGGCGCCGCTCGGGGTCTATGTGGGTGGCGCCAAGGTCAAGGACCTCACGCTGACGTCGGCGTACAGCTGGGTCTACGGCAACTACCCGTTCCCCAACGACCCCGGCCTCGGCAATGGTCACCGGTTCTACGACGAGGTCCGGTCCACGCTTCCGTCGTACCCGGCCGGCACGGTGATCAAGCTCCAGAACGACACCTCCACGCCGATCACCGTCGACCTCATCGACACCGAGGTCGTGGCGCCTGCCTACCCGATCCCTGCCAACTCGGTCGACATCACCTCGTACGGAGCCGTGGCCGGTTCTGGTGATGACACGGCGGCGTTCAACTCGGCGATCAGCGCGGCCAAGTCGGCGGGCAAGACGCTGTGGATCCCGGCAGGTGTGTTCGACCTGACAGCACGGGTGAACGTCGACAACGTGACGATCCGCGGCGCCGGCATGTGGTACTCGACGATCCGCGGCAACGCGGGCCGCGGCGGGTTCTTCGCGACGGGCGGCAACGTGCAGCTCGCCGACTTCTACTTCGCCGGTGACGTCCGCTACCGCGACCCTGACGGTTCGGTGACCACCGACGCTGCCATGGAAGGCAACTTCGGCACCGGTTCGCTGATCCACAACGTCTGGCTCGAGCATTCGAAGGTCGGCCTGTGGGCCAACAGTGGGACCAACGGCCTGTACGTGGCCGGCGTGCGCATCCGCGACATGTTCGCCGACGGCGTCAACCTCAACACCTTCAGCGGGGACGGCAGCGTGGTCAGCAACAGCCGCGTCGACCAGAGCGTGTTCCGCAACACCGGTGATGATGCGCTGGCGATGTGGTCGTTCAACAGTTCGGTCGCGAACTGCGCGTTCACGTTCAACACCGCGTCGCTGCCGGCGCTGGCCAACACCGCCGCGATCTACGGCGGCAACGGCAACCGGATCGAGGACAACCTGTTCTCCGACACCGTCTACACCGCGTCCGGGATCACGATCAGTACCTGGCACTCGGCCCAGCCTTTCTCCGGTACGACGTCCGTCCAGCGCAACACGATCACCCGGGCGGGCGGCTTCAACACGGACTGGAACAGCAGTCAGGGCGGCCTGTGGATCTACGCCGAAGCGCGGGAGATCACCACGCCCGTGCTGATCAAGGACGTCGACATCATCGACAGCACGTACCAAGGCATCCTGATGAGCTGGCAGAAGAACGTGACCAATATGACCTTCGACCACGTCAAGGTCCAGAACACCGGCACCTACGGCATCGACCTGCAGGTCGCCGGCTCCGCCACCTTCAACTACGTCACTGTCACCGGCACGCCGTCCGGCGGCCTCAACAACGCCTTCGGCTTCACCCTCAACCGAGGCCCCGGCAACTCTGGCTTCTGA